The genomic interval TGATGATCTCCACACTGGCCACTAAAGAAATGAAACAAAGAGTAGAAGCTTCCATCAAACAAAAATAAAGATGCATCTACCTACTGTACTTACTGTAGGAAAACTaaatatattgaaaaaaaatgttcaacAACTCCATGCATTTAATCAATTATTATTTCATCCGTTGACCTGAGAAATTACATGAAATAGGCAATGGGACATATTAATGACTTggacttttgttgttgttgcatcagCTATGTTTCTTCAAAGAGGAATGTGTATTACGTCCCAATGTTAATTACAAAAAAACCTGAACCTTGACTGCAGCATCAGAGACAGGCTCATTCATAAAACAGACAGTCGAATTATCAGGTAATGTCTCTATCTAACTgatttgtgattgtgtttgtttCATGACATTTTATGAGCATATTATGAATAGTTGCAAAACAATCTACCATTATTTCCACAGCAAATTTACCGTACCTTCTCCAGATATCTTTATCATGTCCTGTTGGCAGAGGTTGTCCACTTCACGTTTCAAAGCGGACAGAGATTTATTCAGGTCATTAAATGACATGCGTGGACTGAGACTGAAGCTGGGGGAAGGTTTGGATTCAGAGGACTTCAGGACCTGAAAACTCTTAAAAATAAAGAAGAGATCACAATCAGATATACAGTAGGATGCAAGTAAAACACCTGTGATAAGATCCTGTCATTGCCAAAGCTACCTGGAGGAAATGGACGTGATCTTCCTCAAGTGAGAGCTTCTCCAACTCAGCATGTCCCCTCCTCAActcagccagctcctgctccagttTCTCCAAAACATCTTCAGCATCTTTCACTGCTGCCTTctgctgagctctgatcagctctttcACCTCAGAGCGTCTCCTCTCAACAGTCTCCAGAAGCTCCTTGAAGATCTTCTCACTGTGCCGCTCTGCCTTTTGGGCAGCACgctacatagaatagaatagaatagaatagaaaataatagaacagaatagaatagaaaataatagaacagaatagaataagtatagaatagaatagaatagaatagaatagaatagaatagaatagaacagaacagaacagaacagaacagaacagaacagaacagacactCTTACTAGCTCTTCTTACTGTAAGTCTAATGGAAAAATCTGGAAATATCACCTATTCATAAGTGAATATATACATATGTTTTGGTGCCCCTCTATTTACAATACAGTACACCACAATGATTCCTGACCTGATATGATGCCACAGCCTCCTGGATCTCCTGCAGTTCCTTCTCTCTATTCTGGATTCTCTGCTGGAATTTTGTCCTTGCCTTCCCCAACTCTGTCTATTTTAAATCGAAATTGACATttggaaacacgcacgcacgcgcgtacacacacacacacacacacacacacacacacacacacacacacacacacacacacacacacacacacacacacacacacacacacacacacacacacacacacacacacacgtcaatgcCATGTTATTATTCCATGAAGAGAACTCATATGGATGGCatatttttagaggtttttttctGGTGTTTAATGTTGTTGTTCTTTGTAATCACTGAAAATCACTTGGGCTaacttgtagccccataatgcacgccgtaccaccagtggcacgctgtaatagacattgaaaagtagTAAAATACTAtaccataacacagggcctttagtaatgcactatgacttggtcattgccattctggcaacagcaaatgtataacgttgtgttttaacgggttaacatCAGTATTTAAGCTCTTACCTCTTTGTCCTTCCGTTCTGCTGCAGCTGAAACAGTTTCGTGGCCTTTATGTTCATCCATGGTGCACAACATGCAGATACATTTCTGATCAGTACGACAAAACACCTCGATCAGCCTGTCGTGCTGAGAGCAGATCTTCTGTTGTAGATGTCTGGACGCCTGCACCAGTTTGTGGCTCTTCAAGGCTGGGACATTGTAGTGAGGCTCAATGTGTGTCTGACAAAGAGAGAGCAGGcacaccagacaggacttgacagctttgagctTTTTCTCATGGCAGAAGTCACATTCCACATCCCCTGGTTCAGCGTacggagcaagaggaggaggaggaggagaagcaatcGGAGACCCACTGCTCTTCCTCATTTGGTTCACCAGCTCAGCCAGCATGGTGTTTTTCTTCAAGACAGGCCGTGGGCTAAACGTCTCCCTGCATTGAGGGCAGCTGAACAACTCACCCTTCTGACTCTCTTGATCCCAGCAACCACTTATGCAGTTCATGCAATAGTTGTGTCCACATGGAATGGTGACTGGATCC from Engraulis encrasicolus isolate BLACKSEA-1 chromosome 17, IST_EnEncr_1.0, whole genome shotgun sequence carries:
- the LOC134467024 gene encoding tripartite motif-containing protein 16-like, producing the protein MAEAVVDDKDPFRCSICLEPLRDPVTIPCGHNYCMNCISGCWDQESQKGELFSCPQCRETFSPRPVLKKNTMLAELVNQMRKSSGSPIASPPPPPLAPYAEPGDVECDFCHEKKLKAVKSCLVCLLSLCQTHIEPHYNVPALKSHKLVQASRHLQQKICSQHDRLIEVFCRTDQKCICMLCTMDEHKGHETVSAAAERKDKETELGKARTKFQQRIQNREKELQEIQEAVASYQRAAQKAERHSEKIFKELLETVERRRSEVKELIRAQQKAAVKDAEDVLEKLEQELAELRRGHAELEKLSLEEDHVHFLQSFQVLKSSESKPSPSFSLSPRMSFNDLNKSLSALKREVDNLCQQDMIKISGEVASVEIIIPQEPKTREDFLKYSCNLTFNPNTAHYCLTLSEGNKRVTRGGWQWHPDHPDRFIAYAQVLCEQGFSKRVYWEVELKQNYSWVGIAVVYKSISMGCNFLNDMRAWCLQCKDGQCTFWHLGKQTGISVIPTSRIGVYVDHRAGTLSFYNVSDSVTLLHSVKTTFTEPIYPGVWVHVGSSLQLCS